GCCGCGAGCAGGTGCTCGGGGAGGTCGGGCGTTTCATGCGCGTAGGTCTTCCACTCGACCGGCTCACCGCGATCGGCGAAGTGGCGCAACTGGCGCTCGACGAGGTCGGAGAGGTCGACTCCGGTCAGATCGGGGTGCTCGACCGTGCCGTGCGTGCCGTAGTGGACGCGGGTGACCGGACCGTCGTGCTCGACCACCGCGCCGATCGGCGTGCTCCACGGACGGCGCGGCCACGCGTCGTCGGCAGGTCGGGTCCTGCGCCGCGGTGGGCAGGGGCGCACGGGGGTGGCGTCGAAGAAACCGCTGATCGCAGCGACGACCTGAGGTGAGGCGAAGTCCGGCACGGTGAGGTTCAGGCCGCCCTCCACCTGGCCGTCCGGGCCGGGCGTGGTGAGGACGAGCATCGACGCGCGGAGCCGGCCGAGTTCTTCCCGGGACGCGACGTCCACGCTCAGACCGGCCACGATCACGCGGTGTGGCGTCGCGCCCGCGAAGACCATCCGCACCACCAGTAGCGCGCCGACGCCGTGACCGCCGAGGTCGTAGCCGGCGGGGTCGTCGGCGGTGTCCAGGTGGTCGAGCAGGGCGAGCCCGGCAGCGGTCGGCGCCCGGGCCGGGGATCGCTCGTCCGGCAGATCGACCAGGATCACCCGGTGACCACGGGCGACGAGGGGGTCGACGTGCGGGAGCCACAGGTCGGCGGTGTCGTCCGAGTCGCCGGCGAACAGGACCAGCGGACGACCTTCGCCGAAGTCGCGGTAGGTGAGGAGCGTGCCGTCCGGCGCCCGGAAGTGCTCGCGCGCGGTCATCCGTCGAGCCGCTTGTAGTACTGGACCTGGGGGAAGGCGGTGAAGCCCGCGCGTTCGTAGGTGCGGCGGGCCGGGGCGTGGCCGGGGTCGCCGCCCGTGCCGACGACGGCGAGCATGACGCCCGCTTCCCGGAGGCGGTCGACGGCGAAAACGGTGAGGGCGGCGCCGATGCCCTGCCGCTGGTGGTCGGGGTCGACGGCCAGCATGTGGATCTCGCCGTTTCCCACCCGGACCGCGACGAAACCCACGACACGGTCCAGCTGGTCGGCCACCCACACGGCTGTCGCATCGTCCCGGCAGACGTCCTCGACGGCTCGGGCCTGCGTCGACTCCCAGTCCGGGAACAGCGCGGTGTAGATCGGAACGCCCAGGACAGCGCGGAACGAGTCGAACACCGGAGCCCACGCGCGCAGCGAGAACTCCACGACGGTGCCGATGTCGTCGGCCGTCAGCGGGCGGATGACCATGTGGTCATCATCGCGCCATGCGCACCACGTCCGCACCCGGGTTTGCCTGGCCGGGCCCTGCCGCGCCGGACTCTGCCACGAGGTCCGTTTCCGCGCGGGCGATCGCCGCGTCGAACGCCGACCGGAAGTCCGCGATCGTGGTGTCTTCGAGCTGGAAGCAGAACTTGTCGTCCGGGCCGAGCACCTCAAGGACGCCGTTGTGGACGTTGATCGTGCACACCGCCGGCTCGCCCCGGTCCGTCTGGCACCGCAACAGCCACTCCCGACGCTCCCGTTCCTTGCGGATGACCCTCTCCCGCTGTGCCATGCACACCTCCTGGTTGTATGTGAACCACCACTCTCCGTGGTGTCTTAGACATTAGACTTACCTTGACTACTTGAGCATTGCCCTGATGGAGTGAAGCGACCATGGGCCAAGCACGGCAAACCGTCGAGCGCCTTCAGCTCGGTCTCGCCCTGACCCGGCTGCGAGGCCGCGCGAACAAGTCGCAGGGCGAGGCGGGAGCGGTGATCAACCGCTCCGCCAGCCGGCTCAGCCAGGTGGAGAACGGCAAGGGCGCGCTCGGCACCGAAGAGCTGGTCAAGCTCCTCGACTACTTCGGCGTCCGGGGTCAGGAGAGGGAGACCATCCTCGCCCTGGGTGCGGCGGCTCGGCGGCGGTCGACCCGGCGGGGCTATGTCGACAACCTGCCCGAGCCCTTCCAACGCCTGGTGGAGTTGCAGGCCGCCGCGCGGCAGATCAACTGGTACGAGTGCGGCATCGTCCC
This is a stretch of genomic DNA from Saccharothrix ecbatanensis. It encodes these proteins:
- a CDS encoding GNAT family N-acetyltransferase — translated: MVIRPLTADDIGTVVEFSLRAWAPVFDSFRAVLGVPIYTALFPDWESTQARAVEDVCRDDATAVWVADQLDRVVGFVAVRVGNGEIHMLAVDPDHQRQGIGAALTVFAVDRLREAGVMLAVVGTGGDPGHAPARRTYERAGFTAFPQVQYYKRLDG